In Asterias rubens chromosome 17, eAstRub1.3, whole genome shotgun sequence, a genomic segment contains:
- the LOC117301261 gene encoding ammonium transporter Rh type A-like isoform X4, translating into MAWTRGKLTVVILAFQLVFLVLFGVFVEYHPTADARTKKGDETEGEHGGEGGANLAGFTNPVDLYYPMFQDVHVMMFIGFGFLMTFLKRYGYGAVGFNFLLAAFILEWSTLMRGFLEMEGGKIHISINTMLLADFTSAIVLISFGAVLGKTSPTQLLIMAFFEVILAVVNEYIGLTIFGAVDVGGSMFVHVFGAYFGLAVARVLARDANEDNGKEGASYHSDIFSLIGTIFLWMFWPSFNSALALEDGRHRAVLNTYFSLAACCITTFAISTLLNKDGKVEMVHIQNATLAGGVAVGTSADMMIQPWGALLIGIMAAILSTFGYKYIQPFLTDKLKLHDTCGVHNLHGMPGILAALAGAVAAAMATPELYGDNLYGIFGARAPGEHEMDTNSTLIGDGSVLVESRSAGGQAAFQLAALGVTLAIAIVGGALTGLVLKLPFWNEPEDEDLFEDKPFWDVNAPEVEYHDVPVNEKHVAAEHYRVKSGMADAPV; encoded by the exons ATGGCTTGGACAAGAGGGAAATTGACCGTAGTTATACTGGCTTTCCAGCTAGTGTTTCTTGTGCTATTTGGAGTTTTCGTGGAGTATCATCCCACAGCAGACGCCAGGACCAAGAAGGGGGATGAAACGGAAGGAGAGCACGGCGGAGAGGGTGGAGCAAACCTCGCTGGATTCACTAACCCCGTGGATTTGTACTACCCAA TGTTCCAAGATGTGCACGTCATGATGTTCATTGGATTCGGCTTTCTGATGACTTTTCTGAAACGCTATGGTTACGGAGCTGTTGGTTTTAACTTCCTTCTTGCCGCGTTTATTCTGGAATGGTCGACTCTGATGAGGGGTTTCCTCGAAATGGAAGGAGGGAAAATCCACATCAGCATTAATAC AATGTTACTGGCTGACTTCACTTCTGCGATTGTCCTGATCTCCTTCGGAGCAGTTCTTGGGAAGACATCCCCAACTCAACTTCTTATCATGGCCTTCTTTGAGGTCATCCTtgctgttgttaatgagtacaTTGGACTAACCATATTTGGG GCCGTTGATGTTGGGGGTTCCATGTTCGTCCATGTCTTTGGGGCTTACTTCGGCTTGGCTGTGGCACGTGTCTTGGCTAGAGATGCTAATGAAGATAATGGCAAAGAGGGCGCTAGTTACCACTCCGACATCTTCTCTCTAATTG GTACGATTTTCCTGTGGATGTTTTGGCCGAGTTTTAACAGCGCCCTGGCCTTGGAGGATGGGCGTCACCGAGCCGTGCTTAACACGTACTTCTCCCTGGCTGCATGCTGCATCACAACCTTCGCTATCTCTACACTGCTCAATAAGGACGGCAAAGTGGAAATG GTGCATATTCAGAACGCAACGCTAGCTGGTGGTGTAGCCGTTGGTACCTCAGCTGATATGATGATCCAACCATGGGGGGCTCTACTCATTGGCATCATGGCCGCCATCTTGTCTACTTTCGGATACAAGTACATTCAG CCTTTCCTAACCGATAAGCTGAAACTACACGATACTTGTGGTGTGCATAATCTACATGGTATGCCAGGGATCTTAGCAGCTCTGGCTGGCGCAGTGGCTGCAGCTATGGCTACACCAGAGCTCTATGGAGACAA TCTGTACGGGATTTTCGGCGCCCGTGCCCCAGGGGAGCATGAGATGGATACCAACTCAACATTGATTGGAGATGGCAGCGTATTGGTTGAATCTCGGTCAGCTGGTGGGCAAGCTGCTTTCCAATTGGCTGCTCTAGGGGTGACTCTTGCCATTGCTATCGTAGGTGGCGCCCTCACAG GTCTCGTTTTGAAGCTTCCGTTCTGGAATGAACCAGAAGACGAGGATCTTTTTGAGGACAAACCATTCTGGGAT GTCAATGCACCA GAGGTAGAGTACCATGACGTCCCAGTGAATGAGAAGCATGTTGCTGCTGAACACTACAGAGTCAAATCCGGAATGGCCGATGCACCAGTCTAA
- the LOC117301261 gene encoding ammonium transporter Rh type A-like isoform X3: protein MAAERVSEQSCAFQPLNDGRKSGKSRDNKGKMAWTRGKLTVVILAFQLVFLVLFGVFVEYHPTADARTKKGDETEGEHGGEGGANLAGFTNPVDLYYPMFQDVHVMMFIGFGFLMTFLKRYGYGAVGFNFLLAAFILEWSTLMRGFLEMEGGKIHISINTMLLADFTSAIVLISFGAVLGKTSPTQLLIMAFFEVILAVVNEYIGLTIFGAVDVGGSMFVHVFGAYFGLAVARVLARDANEDNGKEGASYHSDIFSLIGTIFLWMFWPSFNSALALEDGRHRAVLNTYFSLAACCITTFAISTLLNKDGKVEMVHIQNATLAGGVAVGTSADMMIQPWGALLIGIMAAILSTFGYKYIQPFLTDKLKLHDTCGVHNLHGMPGILAALAGAVAAAMATPELYGDNLYGIFGARAPGEHEMDTNSTLIGDGSVLVESRSAGGQAAFQLAALGVTLAIAIVGGALTGLVLKLPFWNEPEDEDLFEDKPFWDEVEYHDVPVNEKHVAAEHYRVKSGMADAPV from the exons ATGGCAGCAGAG CGAGTCAGTGAGCAGTCATGCGCGTTCCAACCGCTAAACGATGGCAGAAAATCCGGCAAGTCACGTGACAACAAAGG GAAAATGGCTTGGACAAGAGGGAAATTGACCGTAGTTATACTGGCTTTCCAGCTAGTGTTTCTTGTGCTATTTGGAGTTTTCGTGGAGTATCATCCCACAGCAGACGCCAGGACCAAGAAGGGGGATGAAACGGAAGGAGAGCACGGCGGAGAGGGTGGAGCAAACCTCGCTGGATTCACTAACCCCGTGGATTTGTACTACCCAA TGTTCCAAGATGTGCACGTCATGATGTTCATTGGATTCGGCTTTCTGATGACTTTTCTGAAACGCTATGGTTACGGAGCTGTTGGTTTTAACTTCCTTCTTGCCGCGTTTATTCTGGAATGGTCGACTCTGATGAGGGGTTTCCTCGAAATGGAAGGAGGGAAAATCCACATCAGCATTAATAC AATGTTACTGGCTGACTTCACTTCTGCGATTGTCCTGATCTCCTTCGGAGCAGTTCTTGGGAAGACATCCCCAACTCAACTTCTTATCATGGCCTTCTTTGAGGTCATCCTtgctgttgttaatgagtacaTTGGACTAACCATATTTGGG GCCGTTGATGTTGGGGGTTCCATGTTCGTCCATGTCTTTGGGGCTTACTTCGGCTTGGCTGTGGCACGTGTCTTGGCTAGAGATGCTAATGAAGATAATGGCAAAGAGGGCGCTAGTTACCACTCCGACATCTTCTCTCTAATTG GTACGATTTTCCTGTGGATGTTTTGGCCGAGTTTTAACAGCGCCCTGGCCTTGGAGGATGGGCGTCACCGAGCCGTGCTTAACACGTACTTCTCCCTGGCTGCATGCTGCATCACAACCTTCGCTATCTCTACACTGCTCAATAAGGACGGCAAAGTGGAAATG GTGCATATTCAGAACGCAACGCTAGCTGGTGGTGTAGCCGTTGGTACCTCAGCTGATATGATGATCCAACCATGGGGGGCTCTACTCATTGGCATCATGGCCGCCATCTTGTCTACTTTCGGATACAAGTACATTCAG CCTTTCCTAACCGATAAGCTGAAACTACACGATACTTGTGGTGTGCATAATCTACATGGTATGCCAGGGATCTTAGCAGCTCTGGCTGGCGCAGTGGCTGCAGCTATGGCTACACCAGAGCTCTATGGAGACAA TCTGTACGGGATTTTCGGCGCCCGTGCCCCAGGGGAGCATGAGATGGATACCAACTCAACATTGATTGGAGATGGCAGCGTATTGGTTGAATCTCGGTCAGCTGGTGGGCAAGCTGCTTTCCAATTGGCTGCTCTAGGGGTGACTCTTGCCATTGCTATCGTAGGTGGCGCCCTCACAG GTCTCGTTTTGAAGCTTCCGTTCTGGAATGAACCAGAAGACGAGGATCTTTTTGAGGACAAACCATTCTGGGAT GAGGTAGAGTACCATGACGTCCCAGTGAATGAGAAGCATGTTGCTGCTGAACACTACAGAGTCAAATCCGGAATGGCCGATGCACCAGTCTAA
- the LOC117301261 gene encoding ammonium transporter Rh type A-like isoform X1: MAAERVSEQSCAFQPLNDGRKSGKSRDNKGKMAWTRGKLTVVILAFQLVFLVLFGVFVEYHPTADARTKKGDETEGEHGGEGGANLAGFTNPVDLYYPMFQDVHVMMFIGFGFLMTFLKRYGYGAVGFNFLLAAFILEWSTLMRGFLEMEGGKIHISINTMLLADFTSAIVLISFGAVLGKTSPTQLLIMAFFEVILAVVNEYIGLTIFGAVDVGGSMFVHVFGAYFGLAVARVLARDANEDNGKEGASYHSDIFSLIGTIFLWMFWPSFNSALALEDGRHRAVLNTYFSLAACCITTFAISTLLNKDGKVEMVHIQNATLAGGVAVGTSADMMIQPWGALLIGIMAAILSTFGYKYIQPFLTDKLKLHDTCGVHNLHGMPGILAALAGAVAAAMATPELYGDNLYGIFGARAPGEHEMDTNSTLIGDGSVLVESRSAGGQAAFQLAALGVTLAIAIVGGALTGLVLKLPFWNEPEDEDLFEDKPFWDVNAPEVEYHDVPVNEKHVAAEHYRVKSGMADAPV; encoded by the exons ATGGCAGCAGAG CGAGTCAGTGAGCAGTCATGCGCGTTCCAACCGCTAAACGATGGCAGAAAATCCGGCAAGTCACGTGACAACAAAGG GAAAATGGCTTGGACAAGAGGGAAATTGACCGTAGTTATACTGGCTTTCCAGCTAGTGTTTCTTGTGCTATTTGGAGTTTTCGTGGAGTATCATCCCACAGCAGACGCCAGGACCAAGAAGGGGGATGAAACGGAAGGAGAGCACGGCGGAGAGGGTGGAGCAAACCTCGCTGGATTCACTAACCCCGTGGATTTGTACTACCCAA TGTTCCAAGATGTGCACGTCATGATGTTCATTGGATTCGGCTTTCTGATGACTTTTCTGAAACGCTATGGTTACGGAGCTGTTGGTTTTAACTTCCTTCTTGCCGCGTTTATTCTGGAATGGTCGACTCTGATGAGGGGTTTCCTCGAAATGGAAGGAGGGAAAATCCACATCAGCATTAATAC AATGTTACTGGCTGACTTCACTTCTGCGATTGTCCTGATCTCCTTCGGAGCAGTTCTTGGGAAGACATCCCCAACTCAACTTCTTATCATGGCCTTCTTTGAGGTCATCCTtgctgttgttaatgagtacaTTGGACTAACCATATTTGGG GCCGTTGATGTTGGGGGTTCCATGTTCGTCCATGTCTTTGGGGCTTACTTCGGCTTGGCTGTGGCACGTGTCTTGGCTAGAGATGCTAATGAAGATAATGGCAAAGAGGGCGCTAGTTACCACTCCGACATCTTCTCTCTAATTG GTACGATTTTCCTGTGGATGTTTTGGCCGAGTTTTAACAGCGCCCTGGCCTTGGAGGATGGGCGTCACCGAGCCGTGCTTAACACGTACTTCTCCCTGGCTGCATGCTGCATCACAACCTTCGCTATCTCTACACTGCTCAATAAGGACGGCAAAGTGGAAATG GTGCATATTCAGAACGCAACGCTAGCTGGTGGTGTAGCCGTTGGTACCTCAGCTGATATGATGATCCAACCATGGGGGGCTCTACTCATTGGCATCATGGCCGCCATCTTGTCTACTTTCGGATACAAGTACATTCAG CCTTTCCTAACCGATAAGCTGAAACTACACGATACTTGTGGTGTGCATAATCTACATGGTATGCCAGGGATCTTAGCAGCTCTGGCTGGCGCAGTGGCTGCAGCTATGGCTACACCAGAGCTCTATGGAGACAA TCTGTACGGGATTTTCGGCGCCCGTGCCCCAGGGGAGCATGAGATGGATACCAACTCAACATTGATTGGAGATGGCAGCGTATTGGTTGAATCTCGGTCAGCTGGTGGGCAAGCTGCTTTCCAATTGGCTGCTCTAGGGGTGACTCTTGCCATTGCTATCGTAGGTGGCGCCCTCACAG GTCTCGTTTTGAAGCTTCCGTTCTGGAATGAACCAGAAGACGAGGATCTTTTTGAGGACAAACCATTCTGGGAT GTCAATGCACCA GAGGTAGAGTACCATGACGTCCCAGTGAATGAGAAGCATGTTGCTGCTGAACACTACAGAGTCAAATCCGGAATGGCCGATGCACCAGTCTAA
- the LOC117301261 gene encoding ammonium transporter Rh type A-like isoform X2: MAAERVSEQSCAFQPLNDGRKSGKSRDNKGKMAWTRGKLTVVILAFQLVFLVLFGVFVEYHPTADARTKKGDETEGEHGGEGGANLAGFTNPVDLYYPMFQDVHVMMFIGFGFLMTFLKRYGYGAVGFNFLLAAFILEWSTLMRGFLEMEGGKIHISINTMLLADFTSAIVLISFGAVLGKTSPTQLLIMAFFEVILAVVNEYIGLTIFGAVDVGGSMFVHVFGAYFGLAVARVLARDANEDNGKEGASYHSDIFSLIGTIFLWMFWPSFNSALALEDGRHRAVLNTYFSLAACCITTFAISTLLNKDGKVEMVHIQNATLAGGVAVGTSADMMIQPWGALLIGIMAAILSTFGYKYIQPFLTDKLKLHDTCGVHNLHGMPGILAALAGAVAAAMATPELYGDNLYGIFGARAPGEHEMDTNSTLIGDGSVLVESRSAGGQAAFQLAALGVTLAIAIVGGALTGLVLKLPFWNEPEDEDLFEDKPFWDVSTEVEYHDVPVNEKHVAAEHYRVKSGMADAPV; this comes from the exons ATGGCAGCAGAG CGAGTCAGTGAGCAGTCATGCGCGTTCCAACCGCTAAACGATGGCAGAAAATCCGGCAAGTCACGTGACAACAAAGG GAAAATGGCTTGGACAAGAGGGAAATTGACCGTAGTTATACTGGCTTTCCAGCTAGTGTTTCTTGTGCTATTTGGAGTTTTCGTGGAGTATCATCCCACAGCAGACGCCAGGACCAAGAAGGGGGATGAAACGGAAGGAGAGCACGGCGGAGAGGGTGGAGCAAACCTCGCTGGATTCACTAACCCCGTGGATTTGTACTACCCAA TGTTCCAAGATGTGCACGTCATGATGTTCATTGGATTCGGCTTTCTGATGACTTTTCTGAAACGCTATGGTTACGGAGCTGTTGGTTTTAACTTCCTTCTTGCCGCGTTTATTCTGGAATGGTCGACTCTGATGAGGGGTTTCCTCGAAATGGAAGGAGGGAAAATCCACATCAGCATTAATAC AATGTTACTGGCTGACTTCACTTCTGCGATTGTCCTGATCTCCTTCGGAGCAGTTCTTGGGAAGACATCCCCAACTCAACTTCTTATCATGGCCTTCTTTGAGGTCATCCTtgctgttgttaatgagtacaTTGGACTAACCATATTTGGG GCCGTTGATGTTGGGGGTTCCATGTTCGTCCATGTCTTTGGGGCTTACTTCGGCTTGGCTGTGGCACGTGTCTTGGCTAGAGATGCTAATGAAGATAATGGCAAAGAGGGCGCTAGTTACCACTCCGACATCTTCTCTCTAATTG GTACGATTTTCCTGTGGATGTTTTGGCCGAGTTTTAACAGCGCCCTGGCCTTGGAGGATGGGCGTCACCGAGCCGTGCTTAACACGTACTTCTCCCTGGCTGCATGCTGCATCACAACCTTCGCTATCTCTACACTGCTCAATAAGGACGGCAAAGTGGAAATG GTGCATATTCAGAACGCAACGCTAGCTGGTGGTGTAGCCGTTGGTACCTCAGCTGATATGATGATCCAACCATGGGGGGCTCTACTCATTGGCATCATGGCCGCCATCTTGTCTACTTTCGGATACAAGTACATTCAG CCTTTCCTAACCGATAAGCTGAAACTACACGATACTTGTGGTGTGCATAATCTACATGGTATGCCAGGGATCTTAGCAGCTCTGGCTGGCGCAGTGGCTGCAGCTATGGCTACACCAGAGCTCTATGGAGACAA TCTGTACGGGATTTTCGGCGCCCGTGCCCCAGGGGAGCATGAGATGGATACCAACTCAACATTGATTGGAGATGGCAGCGTATTGGTTGAATCTCGGTCAGCTGGTGGGCAAGCTGCTTTCCAATTGGCTGCTCTAGGGGTGACTCTTGCCATTGCTATCGTAGGTGGCGCCCTCACAG GTCTCGTTTTGAAGCTTCCGTTCTGGAATGAACCAGAAGACGAGGATCTTTTTGAGGACAAACCATTCTGGGATGTAAGTACG GAGGTAGAGTACCATGACGTCCCAGTGAATGAGAAGCATGTTGCTGCTGAACACTACAGAGTCAAATCCGGAATGGCCGATGCACCAGTCTAA
- the LOC117301262 gene encoding uncharacterized protein LOC117301262, whose protein sequence is MPQVEVNNQTAEDAASSDLKYYGVPPRKRQTLTVSNTPSSSSEGDASLVTAESQVQLLERIASLEEELTRTKWEVTQLRELNSHLQQGIPHVIRRTFREELNTCTCKTHSGGLNTPSKQGSSHKQRGGHREGKQKRHKNHSSKATPGTVTKKMLMKWFGRDTLARSTLTGKGGKSKTLTKAQLDPSIVKTIVAKVTERFGVSECVVRSVISQKCKEEMVIRRRRLTLEMQISGADKVA, encoded by the exons ATGCCTCAAGTTGAGGTCAATAACCAAACGGCGGAAGATGCGGCTAGTTCTGATTTAAAATACTACGGG gttcCGCCACGTAAGCGTCAAACATTGACGGTATCCAACACACCATCCAGCAGCTCAGAAGGTGATGCTTCACTGGTTACCGCAGAAAGTCAGGTCCAGCTACTGGAGAGGATAGCCAGTCTGGAGGAGGAGCTAACTCGGACAAAGTGGGAAGTTACACAACTCCGCGAGCTGAACTCACATCTCCAGCAAG GTATCCCTCATGTCATTCGTAGGACGTTCCGTGAAGAGCtcaacacatgtacatgtaaaacacaTTCAGGTGGCTTAAATACGCCATCCAAACAAGGTTCATCACACAAACAACGTGGG GGACATCGCGAAGGCAAACAAAAGCGACACAAGAACCACAGCTCAAAAGCTACGCCCGGTACAGTCACAAAGAAAATGCTAATGAAATGGTTTGGTCGGGACACCTTGGCGAGGAGTACATTGACAGGTAAAGGAGGGAAGTCCAAGACGCTGACCAAGGCCCAGCTAGATCCCTCAATTGTCAAGACCATCGTCG CTAAAGTGACAGAGCGATTTGGAGTCAGCGAATGTGTCGTCAGAAGTGTTATCTCACAAAAATGTAAAGAAGAGATGGTGATTCGAAGAAGACGTTTGACTTTAGAAATGCAAATATCTGGTGCGGACAAAGTAGCGTAA